The genome window CACCAGCATTAGTTAAAATATCCGGCAAAATGGTTACACCTTTTGCGGCCAAAATACGATCTGCTTCCGGAGTAGTAGGACCATTAGCCAACTCCGCAATCAATTTTGCTTTTACCATAGCGGCATTTTCCCGGGTAAGTACTTCCTCCAAAGAAGCAGGTAAAAGAATATCACAATCACAAGCCAAGAGCTTTTCCGGAGATATTTTCTGACCATGAGGATATGTTTCCAATGTCCCGGTGCGGGCTTTTATTTCTTGAGCTAAAGCAATATCTAAACCTTGTGGATCATAAATTGCTATTTTGGAATCAGCTATACCTACCACCTTACTACCTTCGGCCGCAAAAATGCGAGCGGCATTACCACCCACATTACCAAAACCATGAACCGCTATACGTGCATCCTTTAGGGATATACCCTCTTTAAGACAGGCAGCTTTAGTTACAAAAAAACTACCGCGAGCTGTGGCCGCATTTCGCCCTACCGAACCTCCAATACTAAGGGGCTTACCTGTAATAAAACCAAAATCATTTTGCTGTTTTAAAGTGGAAAACTCGTCTACCAT of Clostridia bacterium contains these proteins:
- a CDS encoding Glu/Leu/Phe/Val dehydrogenase: GGVTVNTKELSEGELERLSRGYIRAIAQFVSSDKDIPAPDMYTNPQIMAWMVDEFSTLKQQNDFGFITGKPLSIGGSVGRNAATARGSFFVTKAACLKEGISLKDARIAVHGFGNVGGNAARIFAAEGSKVVGIADSKIAIYDPQGLDIALAQEIKARTGTLETYPHGQKISPEKLLACDCDILLPASLEEVLTRENAAMVKAKLIAELANGPTTPEADRILAAKGVTILPDILTNAGGVTVSYFEWVQNRMGYYWTAEEVEERLEKLMYKAYEDIYKFKQENNCPDYRLAAFAIATARLVEAMQVRGWV